One genomic segment of Marinitoga piezophila KA3 includes these proteins:
- a CDS encoding metallophosphoesterase — MKNFKAFISLIIIISIYSIIIEPFSLQKSYLSIDIPEYNGNIKIIHITDLHMYKYIFFHDKILNEIKKENPDLILYTGDSIIKNTEQKDLTLFFKLLGEIAPVYLIYGNWDYYDINKVNNAYNNKNIHIINDNTTILKIKELNLKLIGLPIYKQITRIDTTPASYTITLEHIPDTIFYNKEVFDQSNLILAGHTHGGQIYIPYLTKKILKKYAFYLRGKKELDKDKIMYINRGLGAWFNIRLFSSPEILVIELH; from the coding sequence ATGAAGAATTTTAAAGCTTTTATCTCATTAATTATAATTATATCAATATACTCAATAATAATAGAACCATTTTCTTTGCAAAAAAGCTATCTCAGCATTGACATTCCTGAATATAATGGAAATATAAAAATAATACATATTACCGATCTGCATATGTATAAATACATATTTTTTCATGACAAGATTTTAAATGAAATAAAAAAAGAAAATCCTGACTTAATATTATATACTGGAGACTCTATAATAAAAAATACAGAACAAAAAGACTTAACCCTCTTTTTCAAATTGCTAGGCGAAATTGCACCTGTTTATTTAATATATGGAAATTGGGATTACTATGATATAAATAAAGTAAATAATGCCTACAACAACAAAAACATTCACATAATAAATGACAATACCACTATACTTAAAATAAAAGAATTAAATCTAAAATTAATTGGGCTTCCTATATATAAACAAATAACCAGAATCGACACAACACCGGCAAGCTACACAATAACCCTCGAACATATCCCAGACACAATATTTTATAACAAAGAAGTCTTTGATCAATCAAATCTCATCCTTGCCGGTCATACACATGGCGGACAGATATACATTCCTTATTTAACAAAAAAAATACTAAAAAAATATGCCTTTTATTTAAGAGGAAAAAAAGAACTTGATAAAGATAAAATCATGTATATAAACAGAGGCCTTGGAGCATGGTTTAATATAAGGCTTTTCTCATCACCAGAAATACTGGTAATAGAATTACATTAA
- a CDS encoding tetratricopeptide repeat protein produces the protein MDTVTILDLDGEKIEINTDTVFPVMLAEVMYEGDLELLMADLKSNKKLMNEAKKIKILADNIPGISSNFVTQPFIFSEFLAYLKEFDLKPSDFNHATLNELYDIILDYADHHNFDELKEIVKFMIEIDPNYTPAYEILGSVLVEEGNLEEGKKYLELAVKQDPWNIAALSELGETYFNLGEYEKAAEIWLKEVELMPENTVTYFMIADAYRQSKNFKKAARILEKFLNKYPKSILAKYELIDIYRKLERTIEADELQEEIANSQPEYVSDVEIWAKVMFQNGKYENVEKFINKFLDKNKDYEHFRILLAIPMLKTGKKEEAKLLIREMKEKYPWYYYGMKNILEELLEGNERDILQD, from the coding sequence ATGGACACAGTGACAATTTTAGATTTAGATGGAGAAAAGATTGAAATAAATACAGATACAGTTTTTCCTGTAATGCTCGCAGAAGTTATGTATGAAGGAGATTTAGAGTTGTTAATGGCAGACTTAAAGTCGAATAAGAAGTTAATGAACGAAGCAAAGAAGATAAAAATACTTGCTGATAATATTCCTGGAATTTCTTCAAATTTTGTTACCCAGCCTTTCATTTTCTCCGAATTTCTTGCTTATTTAAAAGAATTTGATTTAAAACCTTCTGATTTTAATCATGCCACGCTTAATGAACTTTATGATATAATTCTTGATTATGCAGACCATCACAATTTCGATGAATTAAAGGAAATTGTCAAGTTTATGATTGAGATCGATCCAAATTATACACCAGCATATGAAATTTTGGGTTCGGTACTTGTTGAAGAGGGTAATCTTGAAGAAGGAAAGAAATATTTGGAATTGGCTGTTAAACAGGATCCATGGAATATAGCAGCATTGTCAGAATTGGGAGAAACATATTTTAATCTTGGGGAATATGAAAAAGCCGCAGAGATCTGGTTAAAAGAAGTTGAGTTAATGCCAGAAAATACGGTAACATATTTTATGATTGCTGACGCATATAGGCAATCAAAGAATTTTAAGAAAGCTGCAAGAATATTGGAGAAATTTTTAAATAAATATCCAAAGAGTATTCTGGCAAAATATGAGTTAATAGATATTTATAGAAAACTTGAAAGAACTATTGAAGCTGATGAATTGCAGGAAGAGATTGCAAATTCCCAGCCTGAATATGTGAGTGATGTTGAAATCTGGGCAAAGGTAATGTTCCAGAATGGAAAGTATGAAAATGTTGAGAAGTTTATTAATAAGTTCCTTGATAAAAATAAAGATTATGAACATTTTAGAATTTTATTGGCTATACCGATGTTAAAAACAGGAAAAAAAGAAGAGGCAAAATTGCTTATTAGGGAAATGAAGGAAAAGTATCCATGGTATTATTATGGTATGAAAAATATTCTGGAGGAGTTGCTTGAAGGTAATGAAAGAGATATTTTACAGGATTAA
- a CDS encoding prepilin peptidase: MKEIFYRIKDENKINNLYLLPILSGALFVLLLYGLSMDFFVYIIIMMIGIIDFNTFLIPDILNYAILFLGVIFSFSAKNIFVAIYLYLTLWIFVRKGKLGKGDQILLAGIGMYFGESVFDIMLISLLIALFYQLKKGKEKVPYGYFVSIGTALYLIINKFYPFSII, encoded by the coding sequence ATGAAAGAGATATTTTACAGGATTAAAGATGAAAATAAAATTAATAATTTATACTTACTCCCGATTTTATCGGGAGCTCTTTTTGTTCTTTTATTATATGGACTTTCAATGGATTTTTTTGTTTATATTATAATAATGATGATAGGAATTATAGACTTTAATACGTTTTTAATACCGGATATTTTAAATTATGCAATTTTATTTTTAGGTGTTATTTTTAGCTTTTCAGCGAAAAATATCTTCGTTGCCATATATTTGTATTTGACATTATGGATATTTGTTAGAAAAGGAAAGTTAGGGAAAGGTGATCAAATACTGCTTGCAGGAATTGGGATGTATTTTGGCGAATCGGTTTTTGATATTATGTTGATTTCCTTGTTGATAGCGTTATTTTATCAATTAAAAAAGGGAAAAGAAAAGGTTCCATATGGATATTTTGTATCCATAGGAACCGCATTATATCTTATTATTAATAAGTTCTATCCATTCTCCATCATTTAA